From a region of the Streptomyces venezuelae genome:
- the mqnP gene encoding menaquinone biosynthesis prenyltransferase MqnP, with amino-acid sequence MMTTADGVVGHGPAPEATNKVKAFLRLVLIEHSVFALPFAYIAAFTAMFQLDRRIHWGVLLLVTICMVGLRTFAMAANRIIDREIDARNPRTAGRELVTGAVSVRAAWTGAGIALLVFLGSAALLNPLCLALAPVAVIPMVVYPYGKRFTNFPHAILGLAQAMGPVGAWLAVTGEWSWDAVILGLAVGVWIGGFDLIFACQDVAADRAEGVKSVPARFGVPAALWGARGAHAVTTALLAWYALATDAGVLFWTGLAVVVAAFLYEHTIVKPHDLSRLNRAFFTVNGFIGIALFVCALADLVARGLTVS; translated from the coding sequence ATGATGACCACCGCCGATGGAGTGGTCGGACACGGTCCCGCGCCGGAGGCCACCAACAAGGTCAAGGCCTTTCTCAGACTGGTGCTGATCGAGCACTCGGTCTTCGCGCTGCCCTTCGCCTACATCGCGGCCTTCACCGCCATGTTCCAGCTCGACCGGCGCATCCACTGGGGCGTCCTGCTCCTCGTCACCATCTGCATGGTGGGGCTGCGGACCTTCGCGATGGCCGCCAACCGGATCATCGACCGCGAGATCGACGCCCGTAACCCGCGCACGGCCGGCCGCGAACTGGTCACCGGCGCGGTCTCGGTGCGCGCCGCCTGGACCGGCGCCGGGATCGCCCTCCTGGTCTTCCTCGGCTCGGCGGCCCTGCTGAACCCGCTGTGCCTGGCGCTCGCGCCGGTCGCCGTGATCCCGATGGTGGTCTACCCGTACGGCAAGCGGTTCACGAACTTCCCGCACGCCATCCTGGGCCTGGCCCAGGCCATGGGCCCGGTCGGGGCCTGGCTCGCGGTCACCGGCGAGTGGTCCTGGGACGCGGTGATCCTGGGGCTGGCGGTCGGCGTGTGGATCGGCGGCTTCGACCTGATCTTCGCCTGCCAGGACGTGGCCGCAGACCGCGCCGAGGGCGTCAAGTCCGTCCCGGCCCGCTTCGGAGTACCGGCCGCCCTCTGGGGCGCGCGCGGCGCACACGCCGTGACCACGGCCCTGCTGGCCTGGTACGCGCTGGCCACGGACGCGGGCGTGCTGTTCTGGACCGGCCTGGCGGTCGTCGTCGCCGCCTTCCTCTACGAGCACACGATCGTGAAGCCCCACGACCTGTCCCGCCTGAACCGGGCCTTCTTCACGGTCAACGGCTTCATCGGGATCGCCTTGTTCGTGTGCGCTCTGGCCGATCTGGTGGCCCGCGGCCTGACCGTCTCGTAG
- a CDS encoding Uma2 family endonuclease, translated as MTISESDRLHSQLNRCEDMFPGYRTEIVEGAIVMSPRKPHHGRTIRLLWNVLEAQLGPDWGFLSDVAIPFDGDNEFCPDLAVVPAAEADKNLSAYPPDLVELAVEVVSRGSVRNDYEVKDRAYARRGIPHYLIFDPYEAHCVTLWNPGPDGYRGRDTIAYGGTVVVETGLGKLTVDTSALPVDPSAVSP; from the coding sequence GTGACCATTTCGGAGAGCGACCGCCTGCACTCACAGCTGAACCGGTGCGAGGACATGTTCCCCGGATACCGGACAGAGATCGTTGAGGGTGCCATCGTGATGAGTCCGCGGAAGCCGCACCACGGCCGGACGATCCGTCTGCTGTGGAACGTGCTGGAGGCCCAGCTGGGGCCGGATTGGGGCTTCCTCAGTGATGTCGCGATCCCCTTCGACGGCGACAACGAATTCTGCCCCGACCTGGCGGTGGTGCCCGCCGCGGAGGCGGACAAGAACCTCAGCGCCTACCCGCCCGATCTGGTCGAGCTGGCCGTCGAGGTGGTCTCCCGCGGCAGCGTGCGCAACGACTACGAGGTCAAGGACCGGGCCTACGCCCGGCGGGGCATTCCGCACTACCTGATCTTCGACCCCTACGAGGCGCACTGCGTGACGCTGTGGAATCCGGGGCCGGACGGGTACCGGGGCCGGGACACCATCGCGTACGGCGGGACGGTTGTCGTCGAGACCGGACTCGGCAAGCTGACGGTCGACACCTCCGCCCTGCCCGTGGACCCCTCCGCCGTCAGCCCGTGA
- a CDS encoding rhomboid family intramembrane serine protease: MSTTVEPQWTQADRAKAAAKLMLGWVALLWVIELVDLATGHALDGYGIIAREADGLTGIPLAPFLHFGFDHLASNTVPLLVLGFVAALSGIRRFLAVCAAVTVVDGLGVWLVSPSYSITAGASGLIFGLFGYLLVRGFVERRPLGVVVAVVIAAVWGGTVFLGVLPTDSGVSWQGHLFGLLAGIVTALYFRRPDRRQPALTG; the protein is encoded by the coding sequence ATGAGCACCACGGTGGAACCGCAGTGGACGCAGGCCGACCGCGCCAAGGCCGCGGCCAAGCTGATGCTGGGCTGGGTGGCCCTGCTGTGGGTGATCGAGCTGGTGGACCTGGCCACCGGACACGCCCTCGACGGGTACGGGATCATCGCCCGTGAGGCGGACGGGCTCACCGGGATACCGCTCGCGCCCTTCCTCCACTTCGGCTTCGACCATCTGGCGTCCAACACCGTCCCGCTGCTGGTCCTCGGCTTCGTCGCCGCCCTCAGCGGCATCCGCCGCTTCCTCGCCGTCTGCGCCGCCGTCACCGTGGTGGACGGGCTCGGCGTCTGGCTGGTCTCCCCGTCGTACAGCATCACGGCGGGCGCCTCGGGCCTGATCTTCGGCCTCTTCGGCTACCTGCTGGTCCGCGGCTTCGTGGAACGGCGGCCGCTGGGCGTGGTGGTGGCGGTGGTGATCGCCGCCGTCTGGGGCGGCACGGTCTTCCTCGGCGTCCTGCCGACGGACTCGGGCGTCAGCTGGCAGGGCCACCTCTTCGGCCTGCTCGCGGGCATCGTGACGGCCCTGTACTTCCGCCGCCCGGACCGCCGACAGCCGGCCCTCACGGGCTGA
- a CDS encoding UbiX family flavin prenyltransferase, whose protein sequence is MTERKRTPWVVGVSGASGTPYAAAVLRGLLAAGESVDLVVSRASRLTLLDETGIAFRDAHWREDLGEWLGRGADGKPATYPRPELDDVRYWGAGDLAAGPSSGSYPVKGMIVVPASTACVAGVALGLSKDLLQRVASVTLKERRRLVVAVRETPLNGQTLRHLVALDEAGAIVLPASPAFYAGATHIQDLVDFVAGRVLDAADVPHRLYRRWEGELGGSRAPREASAGD, encoded by the coding sequence ATGACTGAGCGCAAGCGCACCCCGTGGGTGGTCGGGGTTTCCGGGGCCTCCGGGACGCCGTACGCGGCGGCGGTGCTCCGCGGGCTGCTGGCCGCGGGGGAGAGTGTCGACCTGGTGGTGAGCCGCGCCTCGCGCCTCACCCTGCTGGACGAGACGGGGATCGCCTTCCGTGACGCGCACTGGCGCGAGGACCTGGGCGAGTGGCTGGGGCGTGGCGCGGACGGGAAGCCCGCGACCTATCCGCGGCCGGAGCTGGACGACGTCCGGTACTGGGGTGCGGGGGACCTGGCGGCGGGCCCGAGCTCGGGCTCGTACCCGGTCAAGGGGATGATCGTCGTCCCGGCGTCCACTGCCTGCGTGGCCGGGGTGGCGCTCGGCCTGTCGAAGGACCTGCTCCAGCGCGTGGCGAGCGTGACGCTCAAGGAGCGGCGCCGGCTGGTGGTCGCGGTGCGGGAGACCCCGCTGAACGGGCAGACGCTGCGGCATCTGGTGGCGCTGGACGAGGCGGGCGCGATCGTGCTGCCCGCCTCTCCGGCGTTCTACGCGGGTGCGACGCACATCCAGGATCTGGTGGACTTCGTCGCGGGGCGGGTGCTGGACGCGGCGGACGTGCCGCACCGGCTGTACCGCCGCTGGGAGGGGGAGCTGGGAGGCTCCCGTGCTCCCCGGGAGGCAAGCGCCGGTGACTAG
- a CDS encoding Lrp/AsnC family transcriptional regulator, protein MDTVDRQLIQALRENGRASYAELGRLVGLSGPSVTDRINRLETAGVITGYRATVDSASLGLGVTALIGISLSDAADHEDVARRLRDLAEIEDCWFIAGDDSFMLKVRANDVDGLEKIIRKLSGTKGVSRTRTTIVLSTKWENRVGELPEEA, encoded by the coding sequence ATGGACACGGTGGACAGGCAGCTCATCCAGGCACTCCGGGAGAACGGTCGTGCCTCGTACGCGGAGCTGGGCCGTCTCGTGGGCCTCTCCGGCCCCAGCGTCACCGACCGCATCAACCGGCTTGAGACGGCCGGCGTCATCACCGGCTACCGCGCGACGGTGGACTCCGCCTCGCTGGGCCTCGGCGTCACGGCGCTGATCGGCATCTCGCTGTCCGACGCGGCGGACCACGAGGACGTGGCCCGGCGGCTGCGCGACCTGGCGGAGATCGAGGACTGCTGGTTCATCGCGGGCGACGACTCCTTCATGCTGAAGGTGCGCGCCAACGACGTGGACGGCCTGGAGAAGATCATCCGCAAGCTCTCCGGCACCAAGGGCGTATCGCGTACCCGCACCACCATCGTGCTCTCCACGAAGTGGGAGAACCGGGTCGGGGAACTTCCCGAGGAAGCCTGA
- the mqnE gene encoding aminofutalosine synthase MqnE — protein MDAGLKRELEEKVRSGERLTREDGIALYESDDLAWLGGLAHEVRTRKNGDVVHFNVNRHLNMTNVCTASCAYCSFQRKPGEKDAYTMRIEEAVRLAKAMENDNLTELHIVNGLHPNLPWRYYPRSLSELKKALPNVSLKAFTATEIHHFETISGMSASDILDELIEAGLESLTGGGAEIFDWEVRQHIVDHRTHWEDWSRIHRLAHEKGLKTPSTMLYGHIEEPRHRVDHVLRLRELQDETGGFQVFIPLRYQHDFVDMQDGKVRNKLQARTTMATGAEALKTFAVSRLLFDNVPHVKVFWVMHGVQTAQLALQHGADDMDGSVVEYKITHDADNYGTPNKLGRDDLLELIREAGFRPVERNTRYEIIREYPGPDANLRETPQAMRV, from the coding sequence ATGGACGCTGGGCTCAAGCGTGAGCTGGAGGAGAAGGTCCGCTCCGGCGAGCGGCTGACCCGTGAGGACGGTATCGCCCTCTACGAGTCGGACGACCTGGCCTGGCTCGGTGGCCTCGCCCACGAGGTGCGCACGCGCAAGAACGGTGACGTCGTCCACTTCAACGTCAACCGGCACCTCAACATGACGAACGTGTGCACCGCCTCGTGCGCGTACTGCTCGTTCCAGCGCAAGCCGGGCGAGAAGGACGCGTACACGATGCGCATCGAGGAGGCCGTGCGCCTGGCCAAGGCCATGGAGAACGACAACCTCACCGAGCTGCACATCGTCAACGGCCTGCACCCGAACCTGCCGTGGCGCTACTACCCGCGCTCGCTCTCCGAGCTGAAGAAGGCGCTGCCGAACGTCTCGCTGAAGGCGTTCACGGCGACCGAGATCCACCACTTCGAGACCATCTCGGGGATGTCGGCCTCCGACATCCTCGACGAGCTGATCGAGGCCGGCCTGGAGTCGCTCACCGGGGGCGGCGCGGAGATCTTCGACTGGGAGGTCCGCCAGCACATCGTCGACCACCGCACCCACTGGGAGGACTGGTCGCGCATCCACCGGCTCGCGCACGAGAAGGGTCTCAAGACCCCCTCGACCATGCTCTACGGGCACATCGAGGAGCCGCGCCACCGCGTGGACCACGTGCTGCGGCTGCGCGAGCTCCAGGACGAGACCGGCGGTTTCCAGGTCTTCATCCCGCTGCGCTACCAGCACGACTTCGTGGACATGCAGGACGGCAAGGTGCGCAACAAGCTCCAGGCGCGTACGACGATGGCGACCGGCGCCGAGGCGCTGAAGACCTTCGCCGTCTCGCGGCTGCTCTTCGACAACGTGCCGCACGTCAAGGTCTTCTGGGTGATGCACGGCGTGCAGACCGCCCAGCTCGCGCTGCAGCACGGCGCGGACGACATGGACGGCTCGGTCGTCGAGTACAAGATCACGCACGACGCGGACAACTACGGCACCCCGAACAAGCTGGGCCGTGACGATCTGCTGGAGCTGATCCGGGAAGCGGGCTTCCGCCCGGTCGAGCGCAACACGCGCTACGAGATCATCCGCGAATACCCCGGTCCGGACGCGAACCTGCGCGAGACCCCGCAGGCGATGCGCGTCTGA
- a CDS encoding GNAT family N-acetyltransferase: protein MALTFVLDPAVVPSLREGIVELWADVTNAGGAVGFVPPVTLDDIRPALDEHLGGIADGSCRLLVAYDEDGAVAATAFLIRNTHRLQLHWVWAYTVMVHPRHQGKGYGRELMAATEAAARSLGDVDAIRLTCRGGLGLERFYASCGYKEVGRVPGAIRVAPGEDRDDVTMLLPLH, encoded by the coding sequence GTGGCTCTTACTTTTGTCCTGGACCCGGCTGTCGTCCCTTCCCTGCGTGAGGGGATCGTGGAGCTGTGGGCCGACGTCACCAACGCGGGGGGCGCCGTGGGTTTCGTGCCCCCGGTCACCCTCGACGACATCCGCCCCGCGCTCGACGAGCACCTCGGTGGCATCGCCGACGGGAGCTGCCGGCTCCTCGTCGCGTACGACGAGGACGGGGCCGTCGCCGCGACCGCCTTCCTCATCCGCAACACGCACCGGCTCCAGCTCCACTGGGTGTGGGCCTACACGGTGATGGTCCATCCGCGCCATCAGGGCAAGGGGTACGGGCGCGAACTGATGGCCGCCACCGAGGCCGCGGCCCGCTCCCTCGGGGACGTCGACGCCATCCGGCTCACCTGCCGCGGCGGTCTCGGGCTGGAGCGCTTCTACGCCTCCTGCGGCTACAAGGAGGTCGGCCGCGTCCCCGGCGCCATCCGGGTGGCGCCCGGTGAGGACCGGGACGACGTCACGATGCTGCTGCCGCTGCACTGA
- a CDS encoding DUF4229 domain-containing protein — protein MRLGIFVGCLVAVAGLVRLGWVPAGLGEANAAWVVLLAIVISAPLSFVLLRKQRDEMSSQISGRVAGAKERLAANRSQEDQADDAARVTP, from the coding sequence ATGCGCCTGGGCATCTTCGTCGGCTGCCTCGTCGCCGTCGCGGGCCTCGTCCGGCTCGGCTGGGTGCCCGCAGGGCTCGGGGAGGCCAATGCCGCCTGGGTCGTGCTGCTCGCCATCGTGATCTCCGCCCCGCTCTCCTTCGTCCTCCTGCGCAAGCAGCGCGACGAGATGTCCTCGCAGATCTCCGGCCGCGTCGCGGGTGCGAAGGAGCGGCTCGCCGCGAACCGCAGCCAGGAGGACCAGGCGGACGACGCGGCGCGCGTCACCCCGTAA
- a CDS encoding dicarboxylate/amino acid:cation symporter: MSVSATPQAPAKASFKFPFWAQIVAGLALGVLFGWIARSQDISWLGTTLEKTGDIFIQLLKLAIAPLVFFAILVSITNLRKVNNAARLASRTLLWFMITSLIAVGIGIGIGLLTDPGAGTGLTAADGKDPKRTGSWIDFLTGIVPTDIVTPFTELKVLQIVFLAVVAGIAALQLGAKAKPVLDLSESALELLQKALWWVIRLAPIGTIGLIGTAIATYGWDLIGKYATFTADIYIGCALVMFGVYPLLLATVAKVSPLQFFKGAWPAIQLAFVSRSSVGTMPVTQKVTERLGVPKEYASFAVPFGATTKMDGCAAIYPALAAIFIAQIFDMQLGIKEYLLIVFVSVIGSAATAGLTGSTVMLTLTLSTLGLPLAGVGLLLAIDPILDMMRTATNVAGQAVVPVIVAAREGILDKEAYASASASALEEPAPAAEKVAIAA, from the coding sequence GTGTCCGTGTCCGCGACCCCCCAGGCCCCCGCAAAGGCCTCGTTCAAGTTCCCCTTCTGGGCCCAGATCGTCGCCGGTCTCGCCCTCGGCGTCCTCTTCGGCTGGATAGCGCGCAGCCAGGACATCAGCTGGCTCGGCACCACGCTGGAGAAGACCGGCGACATCTTCATCCAGCTGCTGAAGCTGGCCATCGCCCCCCTCGTCTTCTTCGCGATCCTGGTGTCGATCACCAACCTGCGGAAGGTGAACAACGCGGCGCGCCTGGCCTCCCGCACCCTCCTCTGGTTCATGATCACCTCGCTGATCGCGGTCGGCATCGGCATCGGCATCGGCCTGCTGACCGACCCCGGTGCCGGCACCGGCCTCACCGCGGCCGACGGCAAGGACCCCAAGCGGACCGGCTCCTGGATCGACTTCCTCACCGGGATCGTGCCGACGGACATCGTCACGCCGTTCACCGAGCTGAAGGTCCTTCAGATCGTCTTCCTGGCCGTCGTCGCCGGTATCGCCGCCCTCCAGCTGGGCGCCAAGGCCAAGCCGGTCCTCGACCTCTCCGAGTCCGCCCTGGAGCTGCTGCAGAAGGCCCTGTGGTGGGTCATCCGCCTCGCCCCGATCGGCACGATCGGCCTCATCGGCACCGCGATCGCCACGTACGGCTGGGACCTGATCGGCAAGTACGCGACCTTCACCGCCGACATCTACATCGGCTGCGCCCTCGTGATGTTCGGCGTCTACCCGCTGCTGCTCGCGACGGTCGCCAAGGTCAGCCCGCTCCAGTTCTTCAAGGGTGCCTGGCCCGCCATCCAGCTGGCCTTCGTCTCCCGCTCCTCGGTCGGCACCATGCCCGTCACCCAGAAGGTCACCGAGCGCCTCGGCGTCCCGAAGGAGTACGCCTCCTTCGCCGTCCCGTTCGGCGCCACCACCAAGATGGACGGCTGCGCCGCGATCTACCCGGCCCTCGCCGCCATCTTCATCGCGCAGATCTTCGACATGCAGCTCGGCATCAAGGAGTACCTGCTCATCGTCTTCGTCTCGGTCATCGGCTCCGCCGCCACGGCCGGCCTGACGGGCTCCACCGTCATGCTGACGCTGACCCTGTCCACACTGGGCCTGCCGCTCGCGGGCGTCGGCCTGCTGCTGGCGATCGACCCGATCCTGGACATGATGCGCACCGCCACCAACGTGGCCGGCCAGGCCGTGGTCCCGGTCATCGTCGCGGCCCGCGAGGGGATCCTGGACAAGGAGGCCTACGCCTCCGCCTCGGCCTCGGCGCTGGAAGAGCCCGCCCCGGCCGCCGAGAAGGTCGCGATCGCGGCCTGA
- a CDS encoding DUF4190 domain-containing protein yields MSIPPPPPSSPGPYGQPGPYGQPAQPGLPPYPGGPQGWYPQQPQKNNTLAIVAFVMSIVCGIPLVPIVLGIVALSQIKSRGEKGKGLAIAAIVIHSVSMVITVLIVVLGISGALEDAAPKKRDTGGQVTGPVSSGVTEIRKGDCFNTNDDLAQYNDEDGSQAARSVRIVPCDQPHKGEAYAVFDLDGGAYPGTESVTKTAEEKCAGTALTTYVGNDPKLSEKLEVYYYYPQAATWILGDREVTCFVGDPSGPTTGSVRAAS; encoded by the coding sequence ATGTCCATACCACCGCCGCCTCCGTCGTCCCCCGGCCCCTACGGACAGCCCGGCCCGTACGGACAGCCGGCGCAGCCCGGTCTCCCGCCGTACCCCGGCGGGCCGCAGGGCTGGTACCCGCAGCAGCCGCAGAAGAACAACACGCTGGCCATCGTCGCGTTCGTCATGTCGATCGTGTGCGGGATCCCGCTGGTCCCGATCGTCCTCGGCATCGTCGCCCTCTCCCAGATCAAGTCCCGCGGTGAGAAGGGCAAGGGCCTCGCCATCGCGGCGATCGTCATCCACAGCGTGTCCATGGTGATCACGGTCCTCATCGTGGTGCTCGGCATCTCCGGGGCGCTGGAGGACGCCGCCCCGAAGAAGCGCGACACCGGCGGCCAGGTCACCGGCCCGGTCTCCAGCGGTGTGACCGAGATCCGCAAGGGCGACTGCTTCAACACGAACGACGATCTGGCGCAGTACAACGACGAGGACGGCAGCCAGGCCGCCCGCTCGGTGCGCATCGTGCCCTGCGACCAGCCGCACAAGGGCGAGGCGTACGCGGTGTTCGACCTGGACGGGGGAGCGTACCCGGGCACGGAGAGCGTCACGAAGACCGCCGAGGAGAAGTGCGCCGGCACCGCGCTGACCACGTACGTGGGCAACGACCCGAAGCTCTCGGAGAAGCTGGAGGTCTACTACTACTACCCGCAGGCCGCCACCTGGATCCTCGGCGACCGCGAGGTCACCTGCTTCGTCGGCGACCCCAGCGGTCCGACCACCGGCTCGGTCCGCGCCGCCTCCTGA
- a CDS encoding SDR family oxidoreductase: protein MPARGLYAAPTLPPAADSPGAARPSSRAPGPPAGRRPPHGAGRADLHVPAERGSIGPYFVPQARRPVQATRAWTLGHVREREEHFASGRRRIDWSHATTKNDTTAKPILVLGSTGRTGSRVAAQLRQRGHEVRGASRKGPVAFDWTDENTWEQTLEGAGAAYLVDSQLPDAAASMRSFAELAVASGV, encoded by the coding sequence ATGCCTGCACGTGGTCTTTACGCCGCCCCTACGCTACCTCCCGCCGCCGACAGCCCAGGGGCTGCCCGCCCGTCATCCCGCGCTCCCGGCCCGCCCGCCGGACGGCGGCCGCCGCACGGTGCCGGCCGGGCGGATCTGCACGTTCCGGCTGAACGGGGTTCCATCGGACCGTACTTCGTACCGCAGGCCCGCCGGCCCGTCCAGGCGACCAGAGCCTGGACGCTCGGACATGTACGTGAGCGGGAGGAGCATTTCGCGTCCGGGCGCCGCCGGATTGACTGGTCGCATGCGACGACGAAGAACGACACGACGGCCAAGCCGATCCTGGTACTGGGCAGCACCGGCCGGACGGGCAGCCGGGTCGCCGCGCAGCTGCGGCAGCGCGGACACGAGGTCCGGGGCGCCTCCCGGAAGGGGCCGGTCGCCTTCGACTGGACCGACGAGAACACCTGGGAGCAGACGCTGGAGGGAGCCGGCGCGGCCTACCTCGTCGACTCGCAGCTCCCCGACGCCGCCGCGTCGATGCGCTCCTTCGCCGAGCTGGCCGTGGCCTCCGGAGTCTAG
- a CDS encoding NmrA family NAD(P)-binding protein → MLLSARDWVVPQGEEKLPCERAVRESGARWTILKPSWFFQNFSEDPFLHGQIQNGELVMSAGDGVEPFIDAEDIAEVAVAALTEEGHGGQAYELSGPRLLSLDSVVGEISRATGRVVTYRPLPADEFAAYAVAQHVPEEFAGLLNVLYGWIAEGRFATLADGVQRVLGREPRDFADYVRTTAASGVWGGGGGVERP, encoded by the coding sequence GTGCTGCTGTCCGCCCGCGACTGGGTGGTGCCGCAGGGCGAGGAGAAGCTCCCCTGCGAGCGCGCGGTCCGCGAGTCCGGAGCGCGATGGACCATCCTCAAGCCGTCCTGGTTCTTCCAGAACTTCAGCGAGGACCCCTTCCTGCACGGGCAGATCCAGAACGGTGAGCTCGTCATGTCGGCCGGGGACGGTGTCGAGCCGTTCATCGACGCCGAGGACATCGCCGAGGTCGCCGTGGCCGCCCTCACCGAAGAGGGGCACGGCGGCCAGGCCTACGAGCTGTCCGGCCCGCGGCTGCTGAGCCTGGACTCCGTGGTCGGCGAGATCTCCCGGGCCACCGGCCGGGTGGTCACCTACCGCCCGCTCCCGGCGGACGAGTTCGCCGCCTACGCCGTGGCGCAGCACGTGCCGGAGGAGTTCGCCGGCCTGCTGAACGTGCTCTACGGCTGGATCGCCGAAGGCCGCTTCGCCACCCTCGCCGACGGGGTGCAGCGGGTGCTCGGCCGGGAGCCCCGCGACTTCGCCGACTACGTGCGGACCACGGCCGCGTCCGGGGTGTGGGGCGGTGGCGGTGGCGTGGAGCGTCCGTGA
- a CDS encoding AMP-dependent synthetase/ligase — protein MRPVRTVEAVEPVKTVIDGVVREVRVPALAGPPDRGSLGDLPFHNAWEAPEEAVLARKDQNGVWHDVSARQFAAEVLAVAKGLIAEGLREGDRLAIMARTTYEWTLLDFAGWAAGLVTVPIYPTSSALQARWIIQDSGAVACAVEDTAQARLISAERGNLPWLAHLWELDTGAVARLVKAGERIPDALVHHRRAARTPDSLATIIYTSGTTGQPKGCVITHANFYAQVDNAVELLHPVFKSVSKDPASTLLFLPLSHVFGRMVAVGCMRARVKLGHAPSIRTEDLLADLAGFRPTFLLAIPYVLEKVYNTARATAEKMGRASSFDRAARIAQRFAEIAEARTPGLVLRLARSLYDPLVYRRIRAALGGRVRYVLSGGSPLGRRLAAFYTGAGIEVFEGYGLTETTGASTVTPPQRPRLGTVGWPLPGTAVRIADDGEVLLGGGHVFAGYWNSGHALPYGSWLATGDIGELDADGYLTITGRKKDVIITSGGKNVAPAPLEDWLRAHPLVGQCMVVGDNRPYVTALITLEPDGLQHWRQMHKKQNVPMRELVRDEELRADLQRAVDEANRLVSRAESIRRFAVLPGGFTEARGHLTPSLKLRRGAIARDYADRIQELYRGPREA, from the coding sequence CTGAGGCCGGTGCGGACCGTGGAAGCGGTCGAACCCGTCAAGACCGTGATCGACGGAGTGGTCCGCGAGGTACGGGTGCCCGCACTGGCGGGCCCGCCGGACCGGGGATCCCTCGGGGACCTCCCCTTCCACAACGCCTGGGAAGCCCCCGAGGAGGCGGTGCTCGCCCGCAAGGACCAGAACGGCGTCTGGCACGACGTCTCGGCCCGGCAGTTCGCGGCCGAGGTGCTCGCCGTGGCCAAGGGCCTGATCGCCGAAGGGCTCCGGGAGGGCGACCGGCTCGCCATCATGGCCCGTACGACCTACGAGTGGACCCTGCTCGACTTCGCCGGCTGGGCCGCCGGCCTGGTCACCGTACCGATCTACCCGACCTCCTCCGCCCTCCAGGCACGCTGGATCATCCAGGACTCCGGGGCCGTGGCCTGCGCCGTCGAGGACACCGCACAGGCCCGCCTCATCAGCGCCGAGCGCGGCAACCTGCCCTGGCTGGCCCACCTGTGGGAACTCGACACCGGCGCGGTGGCCCGGCTGGTCAAGGCCGGGGAACGGATCCCGGACGCGCTCGTGCACCACCGGCGGGCCGCCCGCACCCCGGACTCCCTCGCCACCATCATCTACACCTCCGGCACCACCGGGCAGCCCAAGGGATGCGTGATCACCCACGCCAACTTCTACGCCCAGGTGGACAACGCGGTGGAACTGCTGCACCCCGTCTTCAAGTCCGTCAGCAAGGACCCCGCCTCCACCCTGCTGTTCCTGCCGCTCAGCCACGTCTTCGGGAGAATGGTCGCCGTCGGCTGCATGCGGGCCCGCGTCAAGCTCGGGCACGCGCCCAGCATCCGTACCGAGGACCTCCTCGCCGACCTCGCCGGCTTCCGGCCCACCTTCCTCCTGGCCATCCCCTACGTACTGGAGAAGGTCTACAACACCGCCCGGGCCACCGCCGAGAAGATGGGCCGGGCCTCCTCCTTCGACCGGGCCGCCCGCATCGCACAGCGCTTCGCCGAGATCGCCGAGGCCAGGACCCCCGGGCTCGTGCTGCGCCTCGCCCGGTCCCTCTACGACCCCCTCGTCTACCGGCGCATCCGGGCCGCGCTCGGCGGCCGCGTCCGCTACGTCCTGAGCGGCGGATCGCCGCTGGGCCGACGGCTCGCCGCCTTCTACACCGGCGCCGGCATCGAGGTCTTCGAGGGCTACGGACTGACGGAGACCACCGGCGCGAGCACCGTGACCCCGCCCCAGCGCCCCCGCCTCGGCACGGTCGGCTGGCCGCTGCCGGGCACGGCCGTACGGATCGCGGACGACGGGGAGGTGCTGCTGGGCGGCGGCCACGTCTTCGCCGGCTACTGGAACAGCGGGCACGCCCTGCCGTACGGAAGCTGGCTGGCGACCGGCGACATAGGCGAGCTCGACGCCGACGGGTACCTCACCATCACCGGCCGCAAGAAGGACGTGATCATCACCTCCGGCGGCAAGAACGTGGCCCCGGCACCGCTGGAGGACTGGCTGCGGGCCCATCCGCTGGTCGGCCAGTGCATGGTGGTCGGCGACAACCGGCCCTACGTCACCGCGCTGATCACCCTCGAACCCGACGGACTGCAGCACTGGCGCCAGATGCACAAGAAGCAGAACGTGCCGATGCGCGAGCTGGTCCGGGACGAGGAACTGCGGGCGGACCTCCAGCGGGCGGTGGACGAGGCGAACCGGCTGGTCTCACGGGCCGAGTCGATCCGCCGCTTCGCCGTCCTGCCGGGCGGTTTCACCGAGGCGCGCGGCCACCTGACCCCGTCGCTGAAGCTCAGGCGGGGCGCGATCGCCCGGGACTACGCGGACCGGATCCAGGAGCTCTACCGGGGGCCGAGGGAGGCCTGA